One part of the [Synechococcus] sp. NIES-970 genome encodes these proteins:
- the sigH gene encoding transcription initiation factor sigma E: MPDQAIEQPAAISDRELVCLCQGKGGNLRGQRDRQSFRLLYQRYHQKVRSTVYQLCGVTLLDDLVQEVFLKAWQGLPRLKNPDYFATWLYRITWNVATDQRRRFAKQMKLIDGLEAHLGLRLDARPEELSQIHYQDLVQRGLQSLSLEQRAVVVLHDLKDLSQKEVAEILCIPMGTVKSRLHHGRRSLRQFLEAQGVSL; this comes from the coding sequence ATGCCCGATCAAGCGATTGAGCAGCCTGCAGCCATTTCGGATCGAGAATTGGTCTGCCTTTGCCAAGGAAAAGGGGGAAATTTGCGAGGCCAACGCGATCGCCAAAGCTTTCGCCTGTTGTACCAGCGTTATCATCAGAAAGTGCGTTCCACGGTGTATCAGCTTTGTGGGGTGACTCTTCTAGATGACCTCGTTCAGGAAGTTTTTCTGAAGGCTTGGCAAGGGCTGCCCCGTCTAAAAAATCCAGACTATTTTGCGACCTGGCTCTACCGCATCACTTGGAACGTGGCGACAGACCAGCGGCGACGTTTTGCAAAGCAGATGAAATTAATTGATGGTTTGGAAGCCCACCTGGGTCTGCGATTAGACGCCCGACCAGAGGAGTTGAGTCAGATCCATTATCAGGATTTGGTGCAGCGAGGGTTGCAGTCTTTGAGTTTAGAACAGCGGGCTGTGGTGGTGCTCCATGACCTCAAGGATTTATCCCAAAAAGAGGTCGCAGAAATCCTCTGCATTCCCATGGGGACGGTCAAGTCGCGTCTTCACCATGGCAGGCGATCGCTCCGTCAGTTCCTAGAAGCCCAAGGAGTCAGCTTATGA